The Candidatus Defluviibacterium haderslevense DNA window GGGAAGTGCAGCTACACGAGCTAAAATTTGGGCTGATATATTAGTGAGTTCAATGAACAAGGACAAATTATTTGAACTTCAGGAATCTGGTTTTCGTCCAGGTGTAGATGACTGGGAGTTTCCAAATGAAGGTTCGTATATTGCTCCAGGAGGACATTGTGCGGGTCAGTCTTTAGCTGCAATGTGGTATTATACTATTCATAAATTAAACCTTCATGAAGCTCCACTGAATGGGCGATTTGATCCAATGCCAGGAATTATATGGCAAGATAATGTTAATGGATATCGATTTGCTTCTGCCGTACACGTAGATTATGCTGCTTCATGGCTACTTGCTATGAGTCCGGCTGGTATTTTTAAAAGTAAATTTAATAATCAAGGTCCAAAAAATTTGATTTCTTTTGACAGTTTGCAATATTTAGGATTTGCTTATTCCATTCGTTTGACTAAAAAGCCCCAATATGTTGATATAAGAAGTAGTGCAGGTGGAGCACATGCAATGATAATTTATAGAACAAATTATAATGTAATGTCTGTAGCAGATCCTAATTTTCCTGATAGAAATTCACATTTTATTTCATTATCCAATGGCAACTTTTTGCCTTATGAGTCTAAACAAAATGCAAATACGCCAACGGTCCTTTATGAGAAGATTCAATTTTTTGCCAAATCTGCACTAATATCTTCAGAAGGTATTGCAGAACATTATGCTGCAATGTTGGCAGGAACAATTGGGTCTAAGCCTCCATATTTTTTTCCGCCTTCCCAACTTATTTATTACAATGGGAAAGAGTGGGTAGATCTATCTGATACTTTGAGTATAGAATCCGATACAATTACTATTGCTGCAAGATGTTTTCAATGTGGAGCACGTTATCCCGGAGACCTCACTGCTATGAAATTGCTTAAAACGAATGGTGATACTTCTGTTTTAACAGATAAGAAAGGTTATCTTAATATTCCATTGGTGCCTGGAGAAAATTTACTACCACTTGAAATACTTGGTACTGCGAATGGAAGCGATTGGGGTTATTTGGATTTCAAAATGCCGGTGATTAAAAAAGAACCTAAAGCTGGTTTTGGTTACTGGTTGAAACAGCTTAATGATGATGGTACACTAGGAGCTAGTTTTGGATTAAAAACCATGCAAGGTCAATTTGCTGGAAAATGGTTAGGTACAACTTATAAAGTTGATTATCAAAAAGACTTTGATATAGATGGACGCCATGGTACCGTTTTCGCCAAATACACTGCTAATTGTAATTCAAATAGAACATTAATTAATTCTTTTAATATTGAATTATGGACACTTGAAGGTATAACAAAAGGTGTGGTCATTTCATTGGATGGAAAAAATCTGCCCCTAACTTCTTCAGAAGGAAGTAATTTGGTTTTTAGTGCTTATGGTTCTGCGGCATGTAGTACATTAACTCGTGTGGATTATTTTGAAGCTGGGAAAGCGGCTAAATATAGTTGCGATGAAACTTCATTTGTATTCTTTACCATTCCAAAACCATGAACAAGTAAAGGTGTTTGATTCATTGAGTCGGGGTACACTTTTGTCGTATCCCGACTTTTTTATTTTATTATTTTAGAAAATATTTTTAATAAAAAAGATACTTCGTAAACATAATTAAGATAATTTTGTCTTAAATAAAGTTATATTCAATATTCATCTAAAAAATTTGAAATTATGTTAAAAGTGCAACTATTCATTTTAGGATTATTCGTATTTTTTTTAAATCAGATTCATTCGCAAGACACTAGTGTTGCGGAAAAAATTTCTTCGCCTAAAGTATTGGGGTATCACTTTGGGGTGGTTCAAATTGCATTTGCCATTAATAAAGGTGATGTTATTTATTTAGACAAATATGATTTTTACACGATTGGTTTTCCATTTGGCATTAGTTTGAAGACTCCTGGAAAAGCCATTATTGATCTCGAGTTTGTGCCCGTAATTAAGCCTTATCTGACCACGGAAACACCTTATAATGTTCATTTATTATATCATCCAGGAATACTTTATCCACTAAAACAAGGATGGACATTGGGATTCAGATTGGCATTTGAAAGTGGGGAAAAACAATTTGGCTTTACACCCTTGATCAATAAAGCATTTAGAATTAATGAAGGTTCTGTTTTTTTTGTTGAATTGGTTGCTCCAGGAAGATTCGGACCAGCTAAAAATTCTGGTTATACACAATTAGGGGGTCTTCATTTAGGTTTTGGTTTCTAAAAAAGTATAAATCATAGCTCTTTAGATTTATATTTTAGAGAATATATTGAAATGGGAAAGATAAAAGATTTTAAATCACCATCTAGTTCATTTACGATCAAAACCGAAGTAGTTTGTCCTAATGATGCTAATCCAATGGATATTTTGCAAGGAGGAAGGTTGGTTGAATGGATGGATATAGGTGCTGCAGTTTGTGCACAAACCCATTGCGGAAAAATTTGTGTAACGGCTTCGATTAATCATGTTGATTTTTATTCAGCCGCCAAAATTGGTGATATCATTACGATTTTGGCAAGAATAACCAGAGCATTTAATACGTCTATGGAAATTTATGTGCACGCTTTTGCTCGGAAGGTGACCTCAGAAAAGAAATACTTGGTAAGCAAAGCCTATTTCACTTTTGTTGCACTCGACGATTTGGGGAAAGCCACGCCAATTATTTCTGTTAATCCAGTAACCAAGGAAGATAAAATACAATTTGATGCTGCATTATTAAGAAAAGAAAGAATTGCTAAAGGGAAGAAAAAGAGACATCTAATGTATCATAAATAGTTCCTCACATGTTAAAGAAATTTACTTATATATGATGTTTTTATTTATATAGATGTTTAATTTTATTTGTTTTTGCTTGTATCATAATCTATTGAAAAAGCATATGAAACCGAATATTTTTAATAAATCCTAATGTATTACAAATAGGTCATGCAGTATAACTATTGATTATCTTCAATAAACCATTCAGCATACGATGAAAGAGTTTCTTCAAGTCTGATATTTACTAACGGCGTAGAAATACTAAATTTGTCTATCAATATATCAACAAAATGCAATAATAAGTTCTCACAAGTTGGCTGAAAAGGTACTAAAATAACTTTTTCAAATTCGTTGGATATGACTTCAGATTTCGAATAGGGTGCTTCTTGATTGAGTACAAGTGCGTGATCAAAAACATGTATAATATGTTTGTTTACAATTTCTTTCAGATCTCCAAAATCAATCACCATACCCAATTTGGTTTTTTTAATATCCTCTATGGGATTTCCAATCAAAGTAATACTTAAATGATAGGTATGTCCATGAATATTTTTACAAGGTCCATCATAACCATACAGTGCATGGGCCATATCAAAGGAAAACTTTTTAGTAATTCTAATTTTTTTATGAGGCATTATTTTTAGTTTTGTATAGGGGTAATTTTGATAATATTAACAGGACAGTTTTGAGCGGCTATGATGTTTTCTTTGAGTTCATCTTCAGTAACTAACACTGAATAAAATCCTTTTTTGTTTATGGCTCCAATTAATGTACATTTTCCATCTTTTTTTGAAATACGCCATCGATTTCGAGATGCTTCAACACATGCGTTGCATCCTATACATTTTTCTCTTTGTTGTGTTATTCGAATCATATGGTTTCACTTACAAGTTTGTAAAGCTTGTCAGATGGTCTAATTTTTTCGTTTATTTTTATAGAAAAGGAATCCCCTTTTTGTGATTTGGCTACGGATATTTTATTCACTCTAATGTCTTCTATTTTAGATTGAATATATCCTGTTGTAGGTCCGGTAATGATCACTTCATCGCCTATCCGTAAACTATGCGATTCACAAACGAATTCCCCGACACCTATTTTGTCAAAGTATTTGACAGCTTTAGCTACATATATTTTCTTTTTAGTTGCTTTGGAACCATTCTCATTGCTCCATTCACCCATTTTTTTACCGAGATAATACCCGTCCCAAAAACCCCGATTATAAACTGTAGCTAATTCTTTTTTCCAGGCTTCTATTTTTTCTTTGCTGAAACTTCCATTTAAATGGGAATTAATGGCTTCATTATAGCATTTTGTTACGGTATATACATAATCAACAGCTCGACCCCTTCCTTCGAGTTTCAAAACACGAACTCCTGCATCAATAATTTGATCTATAAAATCTATGGTGCATAAATCTTTTGCCGACATAATCATTTCATTGTCTATTTCAAATTCAATGCCTTCTTCTTTGTCTGTTACAATATAGCTTCTTCTGCAATTTTGAATGCAAGCTCCTCGATTCGCGGATGCGTAATGTGAATGTAGACTTAGGTAGCATTTACCGGAAACCGCCATGCATAAGGCACCATGAGCGAAAATTTCTAATTCAATTAAATTTCCTTTGGGTCCAGTAATATTTCTTCTTTTTATTTCGCGACTAATATCTGCTACTTGCATCAGACTTAATTCACGTGCTAATACGATAACATCTGCAAAATGAGCATAAAATTCTACGGTATCAATATTGGAAACATTCGCTTGTGTAGAAATATGAATTTCCATTCCAATTTTTTTAGCATAATTCATAACGGCATGGTCGGATGCTATGATGGCTGAAATTCCATTTGTTTTTGCGGCATCTTCTATGCTTTTCATTAGATTGATATCGTGATCATATAGGATTGTATTGAGTGTCAAATAGGTTTTCACATGGTGTTCCTTTCCTATTTCTGCGATTTTTTTTAAGTCTTCCAAGGTAAAATTAATACTTGATCGGGCACGCATATTCAGTTGTTCTACACCAAAATATACTGAATTGCAACCAGCTTTTATGGCAGCCATTAAAGATTCGAAAGACCCTGCCGGAGACATTAATTCTATAGACCGTTTTTCTGACATCGTTTTAAATATACCTTTCAAAGATGACGGCAAAGGTAATATAAAGTTTGATCTAATATTAATAAGTTATAATCCTGTATCATGATTAAAAGGTTTAAAATTTTAATAGTTTAAGCAGTGATAGTTATTAAATATTAATGATTCTAAAATAGGTCTATTAGGTATTTAAATTGTTGCATGTTGAATTTGTAAATTTATCATTCATATTATCAATAGTTTTAATTTGGATCCGTTAAATGGAAATATTAGGTCATTTTAGTGGATTAATTTTATTAGATAATTATAAAAGACAAAAAAGTCTTAAATTAATTATATATTTGCAAAATTATTTAAATTAATTTTCTAATTCCTAGAGAGATTTTACTCATATATTTTTTTAAACTAATGCACTTATGAATAAGATTCCATTGCATAAATTTCATATACCTGTTTTAGGGTTGGCTTATAGTATCGATACGCCTATTAAGGTAGCCCGGTATGGTATATCTTCTGTAATGTCAATTATCGAAGATCAATTGATTGAAATGATGCGAGCTCATTATTATCCAATGATAGGATTAGAATATATCCCAATTCCAAGACACGAATGTAATTATCGCAGTAAACGTATTACAGATTATTTGAACCTAGTTAATAGAATAGTACTGGATCAAGTGACAAAGCTTAGAAATGCTACTTTTGAATCGGGTTCCGAAATTGTAAAATATTTTGAAATGCTTCCTGATGACAGTATGGTGAAAAAAATATACTTACAAATGTTAAATACCACAAATTTACAAGAAAAAAGTACTCTTGAAGACTATTTGCGAACTCAAATTCAACCGGGAAGTATTGATGTAAATATCATGACAAAAGTCGACAGAGAACAATATAATGCCTTAGGTGTTTTAATAGAAGATGGATCGGATGCGGTTTCAGCTTTGAAGGCGTATGCGGATAGTGATCTTTTCAATTCTTCTGTGGTGTTTTCTGCGGGCATGAATCCCAGATTGTATAATTTTCTTGAAACTTGTAGAGCGTTTGATATTAATGAGAATGGAAGTTTTACGAAGAAAATAATAGTTAAAGTTAGTGATTATCGATCGGCATTAATACAAGGCAAATATTTGGC harbors:
- a CDS encoding acyl-CoA thioesterase, translating into MGKIKDFKSPSSSFTIKTEVVCPNDANPMDILQGGRLVEWMDIGAAVCAQTHCGKICVTASINHVDFYSAAKIGDIITILARITRAFNTSMEIYVHAFARKVTSEKKYLVSKAYFTFVALDDLGKATPIISVNPVTKEDKIQFDAALLRKERIAKGKKKRHLMYHK
- a CDS encoding 6-carboxytetrahydropterin synthase, with the translated sequence MPHKKIRITKKFSFDMAHALYGYDGPCKNIHGHTYHLSITLIGNPIEDIKKTKLGMVIDFGDLKEIVNKHIIHVFDHALVLNQEAPYSKSEVISNEFEKVILVPFQPTCENLLLHFVDILIDKFSISTPLVNIRLEETLSSYAEWFIEDNQ
- a CDS encoding ferredoxin is translated as MIRITQQREKCIGCNACVEASRNRWRISKKDGKCTLIGAINKKGFYSVLVTEDELKENIIAAQNCPVNIIKITPIQN
- a CDS encoding U32 family peptidase; translated protein: MSEKRSIELMSPAGSFESLMAAIKAGCNSVYFGVEQLNMRARSSINFTLEDLKKIAEIGKEHHVKTYLTLNTILYDHDINLMKSIEDAAKTNGISAIIASDHAVMNYAKKIGMEIHISTQANVSNIDTVEFYAHFADVIVLARELSLMQVADISREIKRRNITGPKGNLIELEIFAHGALCMAVSGKCYLSLHSHYASANRGACIQNCRRSYIVTDKEEGIEFEIDNEMIMSAKDLCTIDFIDQIIDAGVRVLKLEGRGRAVDYVYTVTKCYNEAINSHLNGSFSKEKIEAWKKELATVYNRGFWDGYYLGKKMGEWSNENGSKATKKKIYVAKAVKYFDKIGVGEFVCESHSLRIGDEVIITGPTTGYIQSKIEDIRVNKISVAKSQKGDSFSIKINEKIRPSDKLYKLVSETI